The genomic stretch GATCCAGGAACCGGGGCTGCACCCCGGTCGCCACGTGGTTGCCGAGCGATTCGCCGTCCTTGCCCACGCCCTTGCGTTCGAACCGGAAGATGTCCTGCATCGTCACGATCTCGCCTTCCATGCCGAGCACTTCGGTGAAGTAGGTCATCTTCCGCGTGCCGTCCGGCAGACGCTGCATCTGGAGGATGACGTCCAGCGCGCTGCTGATCTGCTGTCGCACGGCCGACTGGGGCAGGTCGTGGCCGCCCATGGCGACCATGGTCTCCAGGCGGGCCAGGGCGTCGCGGGGCGAGTTGGCGTGCACGGTGCACATCGAGCCGTCGTGGCCGGTGTTCATGGCCTGCAGCATGTCCAGGGCCTCGCGCCCGCGCACCTCGCCCAGGATGATGCGGTCAGGCCGCATGCGCAGGCTGTTGATGAGCAGCTCGTACTGCGTCACCTCGCCGCGCCCTTCGATGTTGGGCGGCCGCGTCTCCAGGCGCACGACGTGGGGCTGCTGCAGTTGCAGTTCCGCGCTGTCTTCGATCGTGACGATCCGCTCGCGGTGGCTGATGTAGGCGCTCATGATGTTGAGCATCGTCGTCTTGCCGGCGCCGGTGCCGCCGCTGATCAGAACGTTCAGACGCGCACGGACGCATGCCTTGGCGACCTCGGCCACGTCGGCACCCATCGTGCCGCGGTTGAGCAGGTCCTCGACGCTGAGCGCATCCTTGCGGAACTTGCGGATGGACAGGACGGGATAGTCGACGGCGAGCGGCGGGATGATGGCGTTCACGCGGGAGCCGTCCGGCAGACGCGCGTCGCACATGGGGGAACTCTCGTCGATGTGCCGGCCCACCGTCGAGACGATCCGGTCCATCACGTGGCGCAGGTGGGGGTTGTCCTTGAACTCCACGTCCGTGACGAACAGCCGCCCTTCCTTCTCCACGTACACCTGCTTGGCGCCGTTGACCAGGATGTCGCTGATGCTCGGGTCCTGCAGGAGCGGCTCGAGCGGCCCGAAACCGAGCACCTCGTCGACGATCTCCTGCACGAAGTTCTCGCGCTCGCGCCGGTTGAACGTCACGCTGCCCTGCTCCAGCAGCCGGGTGGCCACTGTCCGTATCTGCTCCTTGACCTCCTCTTCCTTCATCTCGCTCAGGATGCTCAGGTCAAGGGCGTCCAGCAGCTTGCCGTGGATGCTCCGCTTCAGCTCCTGGTACTGCTCGCGCCCGAGCGATATCTTCTGCTTCTTGACGACATGCTGGGCCTCCTTCTCCTCGGGCCGGACGGTCTCGGGCGGGGCGGGGGCCTGCGCTTCCCGGGCGGCCGGAGTGGGTTCGCTCGCCCCGGTGGAACGAAGCTTGTTGATTCTGTCCCTGAGAGAACTCATGCGTCACCTTCCTTCCGCGTCGACCCCCTGCGGTTGTGGACGCTGCGCGTCATCGGGTCCAACTGAACAGACCGCGCTTCTTCTTCGGTCGGGGGCGGGGCTGCAGCCCCGCCGAGTACTGCGCCAGGGCGATCAGGCTGTGAGTCGCCTGGCTGTCGCCGTCGGTGGCCTCGAACGACTGCCCCGCGTTCAGCGCGGCCATGGCCACCTGCGAATCATAGGGGATCACCCAGTGCACGGGCAGCTTCACGTGCTCGACGATCTCGTCCAGCGACACCTGGTGGTTGTCGTAGAACCGGTTGATGACCAGCTTCAGCTTCTCGGCGCCATACTCCAGCTCGTGGAACAGCTCCAGGGCGTGGATCGTGTGGCGGATCGTCGGAAGCAGCATGTCGCAGAGCACCAGCACCTCGTCGGCCTCGTCCAGCCCCACGATGGAGGTCTCATCGACCGCATGCGGCATGTCCAGGATGACGTGGCTGTAGGTCTTCCGGCAGACCTGGATGACCGTGCGCAGGCGCCACGGGTCCAGGCCGTCCAGGTCCTGCAAGGACGTCGGCGCCGGCAGCACTCCCGCGCCGGACGGATGCTGCGCCATGAAGGACACCAGAAGGTTCTCGTCCAGGCGCGACTCCTCCTGGGCGGCGTCCGCCAGCGTATGCGCGAACTCGCGCACGTCCATCGCCAGGGCGACCGATCCGAACTGGAGGTTCATGTCCACGATGCTGCAGGCCCTGGAACCGGCCATCTCGGCGGCGATTCCGGCGGCCAGGTTGCAGGCCACAGTCGTGACGCCCACCCCGCCGGCCGCGCTGAAGACGGCCGTCACCTTCCCCTCCTGCCGGCCGGCGATCCCCTTGCGCTTGAACAGCCCGCGCATCGCCTTGCCCAGTTCGTCCGGGTCGATGGGGAACTCCAGGAACTCGTCGCTGCCGGCCCGCATGCAGGAGACAAGCAACTCCTGGCTCGGATCCCGGCTGACCACGACGATGCCCACGTCGCCCGACATGTGGCTGACGGTCTCGACCGTCTTGAGCGCGGGGTCGTTGGACGCATCGACGCCGACGACGACCGCCGTAGGCACCTCCTCACGGACCCGGTTGGACGCCTCCCTCAGATCGACCAGCACCTCGATCGTCATCTCCGCGTCGTATTGCCGGAACGCGGTCGCGATCTGTTCGGCGTATTCCCGGTCTGCGTGCAGGACGAATAGGACTACCTCGGTCACCACTCACCTCGTAGACGCCATTCGCGAACGGACGGCCCCGGGCCGCCCTCACTGATCCGGCTACTCCGCAGGCACGGACGCCTCCAGACGCGGCAGGTCGGGGTGCCGCGGGAACTTCTGCTTCATCTGCCTGAGCCGGTCCCGTGCCTCCGGCAGCTTCTGCTGCCGAACGAATGACTCCAGAACCATCCTGTCGCTCTCGAACGCCTGCGCCGCCTCCCGGACCCTCCGCTCGTAGCCGGCCACCTCCGTGGCAAGATCCTCGGTCGCCCCGTCCGACCGGACTCCCTGTTCCTGGAGCTGCTTCAGGTCGGCCAGCAGTTCGCGGGCCCGGGGCAGGTTGCCGTCCTTCAGGCTGTCCTCCAACTGCCGTACGGCGTTTGCGTAGCGGTCCTGCACCAGCGCCCGGCTCCGCGCCTCCTCGGTCCGTCGGCGCAACTCGCTCGCCTGGGTGATGACGCTCTGCACGTCGCCGAACTCGTTGGCGATGGTGTCCAGATGATGCAGGACCAGCGTGTAGTCCTTGTCCTCCTCCAGCGCGCGCCGGGCCTGCTCATAGCGCCCCATCGCGAGCTTCTGCCGGCACTGCGCGGCTTGTTCGGCCGCCTGCTTGGACAGGTCGCCGACCGACGGGTGCAGTTCGGCCGCCTGCCGGAAGGCCGAATGCGCCCCTTCGTAGTCGCCCGCGGCCATCAGGGCGCCGCCGCGCACCAGCAACTCCCGAATCTCCGCGCGCATGGCCTCCTCCTGGACCGTGGCATCGACCAGGAGCGGCCCTTCGATCGTCGGATCCGTCGCCGGCATCAGCATGAACTTCGCCTTCAGCCTGGCCCCCAGAAAGGTCAGATGGTCCTCCGCCTTGACGAGCAGGTGCACGATCGGATCGGGCTCCTTGTGCTGCACCGGGCGCTCCCGGGAGTCCACGGCACCCACGGCATACACGCGCACGTTGCGCATGTAGGGGCGGGGTTCCTTGTTCACGATCTGCAGGACGTCGACGAGCATGCCCGGCCGGATGCGGCCCGAGCGGGTATCGGCCTGGTCGACCGTGATGCTCTCGCGCCTCAGGCCGGCCGGAATGAACTCATCCTCCGGGATGACCTTGGCCTTCAGGATCACCTCGTCCCGAACGAACGGCGCGGCCGCACGCATCGGCCGTTCGGTCAGCTCCCGAGCCGCCGTCAGGGCGCCCCCCGGCTTGTGGTCGCTCGGCCAGCCATTGACGACCGTCACGTTCGCCTCGCCGCCCTGACCGGCCGGCACCAGCAGTTCGCCGTACGCGATGTCCCGCGAGGCCAGCAGGATGCTGCTGCCTTCGGGGGCCGCCTTGGGCGCCTTGCCCGAGCCCCTCCCCTTCTGCAGCACAACCACGGCCAGCAACGCGCAACACACCCCCGCAATGATGAACACCCGCGAACGCGTCTTCTTCACCTTCACCGCCAACTCCCCGACGCAGACTGAGGACCCATCAGACCGCCGAGACCGCCACGGCGGCCACGCCGTCGCACACCATCTCCCTACTCATGCCGAAACACGCACCGCCCGGCCAGCGGCAGCGTTCCACTCATTCCCGGGATGATCTGACCGCTCAGGACCGCAAAGTTGTAGTTGACGGCCACGTGCACCCGGTCGCCCTCGAGCGCGTCGACCAGCCCGGCCCCCCGGACCGTGCCCGAGGAGTCCTTGACGACGACGCTCGTCGTCCACGACCCGTTCAACCCCACGCCCTGGAGGAACACGTCGACGGCGTCGGACACGTCCGCGTTCACCTTGCCCGGCACCACGCCGGTCCGCGCGCCCTCCCGGGCGGCGTTCGTCAGCAGGTGGAGCGTGAAGTACGCCCTCCCGAATTCGATGGCGCCGAACAGCAGGAGAAGGAAGACCGGGAGGATCAGGGCGAACTCCACAACGGCCTGCCCCGAGCGACTTCGCCGAATGCCTGTTGTCTGGATCCGATTCATGGACTGACGCGCCCTCCTGCCTGGAGACAACCGGACGCCACACGCCAAACTGCACGACAGCTACGCAAAGCACGTGCCATGGGGCACCGTCAAGCTGTCGCACTTCGAGACCAGTATCCCAAAGCATTCCGAAGCACCAACTTCCACAGGCGGCGCCGGGCGCGCACCCCGGCCCGGCGGTCGCACAACGCTACAGGTCGCGAAGCCGTTCCGGCCGCGCAGCCTCCCGCGATTCTACACCAAACGTGACGAAATGGCAACTGCTGGCCCGGCCAGGAATGTGCCATGTGGTGGCGTCGGTCGCGTCGAGGCAGAGGACCCGTCGCGCGCGTGGCCGCGCGCGCACTCGCCGGTTGGCAGGGCAACGCCGTTCTGATCTAATGCGCGGATGTTCCCGGCACGGAGGACCACATGGAAGGCGACTTCGTGAAGTTCCTGGGCACCGCCGGCGCGCGCTTCGTCATGGCGCGCCAGTTGCGGTACTCGGCGGGCGCCCTGCTGGCCATCGACGGCCTGCGCATCATGATCGACCCCGGCCCCGGCACGCTCGTGCGCTGTGCGCGCGCCCGCCCGCGCATCGACCCCGCCGGACTCGACGCGGTCGTGCTCTCGCATGCCCACATCGACCACTCCGGCGACCTGAACGCCGTCCTGGACGCAATGACTGCCGGCGGCCATCGTCCGCACGGCGCCCTGTTCGCCCCGGGGCAGTGCCTGGAGGGCCCCGACGCGGTGCTTCTCGGCTATCTGCGGCCCCACCTCGACCAGGTCGTGCCGCTGCGGCCGGAGGCCGACTACGCCCTCGGGCCCGTCCGCTTCACCACGAGCGTGCGCCACCGGCACGGGGTCGAGACCTACGGCGTGAAGTTCCGTCATGCCCACGGGACCTTGGCATTTGTGGTGGACACGGCCCCATTCGAGGATCTGGCCGGCGCCTACTCCGACGCCGACATACTGATCCTCAACGTCGTGCTGCGCGAACCGCATAAGAGCCCGCACGTGATGCACCTGAGCCTGGAGGACGCCCGCGAGGTGATCGGCACCGTGCGCCCGCGCAGGGCCGTGCTGACACATTTCGGCATGACGATGCTCAAGTCGAGGCCCCGCGAGCTGGCCGCCGGCCTCTCGCAGGAACTCGGCCTGGAGGTCCTGGCCGCCACCGACGGGCTGACGCTGGCGCTGTAGGCGGCTGCGCCGCCGGCCGCGCACGCCGGCTCAGTCGCTCCGTCCGCCGTCGGAGAGCCGGTCGGCCAGTCTCCTCCGCAGGTCGGCATCGAGCCGACGCCGGAGCATATCGCCCGTACGCACGAAAAAGAGCGCCAGTTCCGCCTCGCCGGCCGCCCGGCCGCAGGCCCCGGCCGCCAGGGCATACAGGCCCAGCTGCGGCCAGTAGGCGGCCGCCGCCTCCTCGTGCCGCCCCGGCGGGACGCGATCGGTCTTGTAGTCGACGATCACCGTGCGCCCCGGACCGCTGAGCAACAGGTCAATGCTCCCCTCCAGAAGGCCGGGGCGGTCGTCGGCGCAGAAGGGCAGCGCGGCCAACGGCACGGCGAAGGCGACCTCGGTCGCCACGCCGGTGGCCGCGTCGAGCAGCGCACGGAACTCCGGGTGGGCCAGCGCCTCCAGGGCCAGCCGGGCCGCCTCCTCGGTGGCCGCGTCGTCCAGCCCGAGCAGATCGGCCTCGATGCGGGCCAGTCCCCGCACAAGCGGCCCCGGGTCGCCTCCGTCCTCGCCGGCCCGCAGAGGCACGCGCGCCATGATGTTGTGGAACAGGGAGCCGAAGTCCTTGCCCCCCACCCCACGGGCGGTCTCGTCGGCCGGGCGGGCGCCTTCGGCCTCGGCATCCGTGACGCTGGGCAGCACGAAGGGATCGGCCGCCGAGGCACGGTCCGCCAACAGCCGGTGGCGCAGCCGCCACTCGTCCCTCCGGCGAAGCAGGCCCTCCGCATCGGGCCGGTCGTCCTGCGGCAGGACCCGAGGCCGGGGCCCGCCGCCCAGTTCGCCGGCCCAGGGGGCGGTGTCCAGGTAGTAGACCCCATCCTGTTCACGGCCGAAGGGCACGGACTCCGCATCCGCGAACAGCCCTGTGCCCAGGAGATCCGCCTGCTGGGACCCGGCGGCCGTGTCGCGGGCCCAGTGGAGGGGCAGCACCAGGAGCTTCCTGGCCCGGGTGCACGCGACGTAGAGAAGCCGCCGCTCCTCCGCCTGCACGTTCCGGTGCTCGCACTCCGCCAGATCGTCGTAGCCCTGCGATCGAAGGCCCGCCGTGAGCCGGAAGCCCATCTGCCCGCCCCGGCGATCGACCACAAGCGGCCCGACCTTGTCCACCGAAGCGAACGCATGGGCAAGGTCGGCCAGCACGACGACGTCGAACGCCAGCCCCTTCGCTTTGTGGACGGTCATCAGGCAGACGGAGTCGTCGCCGGGCTCGGCGCCGGACGCGGACTCCTGCTCGGCGGCCCCGCCGTCCCGCATGGCGCTCAGGTAGCGCACAGCCGCGCTGAACGTGGGCGCCGAGCCGGCCAGTTCCCGCAGCCGGCCCAGCATCAGATCGATGTCCGCCGCCCGCTGCCGTCCGGCCGGCTTGAGCCGGAAGGCCTGGACGGCCCGCGTGGCCGCCAGGATCTCGCGCAGGAGCTGGGCCGCCGGCACGCGGTTGCGGCGGGCGTGCCACCGCGCCAGGTGCCCCAGCGCCTCCTGCACGGGCGCCGAGCCGCCCGCGCTCACCTGGTAGTTCCAGCGGCCGCCCGCCTCGCGGTGCCGGAACAGCTCCTCGTCGGTGATGCCGAAGAACGAACTCCGCAGCGCACCGACGACGGCCGCCTCGTTGAGAGGATCGTCCACGGCCTCCAGAACCGTCAGTGTCTCGGCCACGTGCTCGCGCCGGTAGAAGCCCTTTCCGCCCAGGACGCGGTAAGGGATTCCCAGCGCGTCGAACGCCGCCCGGTAGACGTCGATCCCGGTCAGGGATCGGAACAGGACCGCGACGCCGGACGGCCCGACGGTGAGGCCGTCGGCGCCCGGCAGTGCGCCGTCCAGAAGGGCGCGGATCGTGCGCGCAAGCGCGTCCGCTTCGAACCGCCGCCCCTGCCCGGCCTGTCGCTTCGGATCGTACACGCCCGCCGGCGGGCAGACGGCGAGAACCGGCGCCCCGCCCGGCGCCGCGTCCGCAGGTGCCCCCAGGGGCACGTGCGCGGCCTGGTAGACGTCCGGCCGGTCGGACACCGCGAAGAGCCGCTCGAACGTCCGGTTGAAGACGTCCAGCAGCCGGGACGTGGATCGGAAGTTGCACGAGACCGTGCGTGTACGGTCCTCGCCGAACCCGGCCGGGCCGAACAAGCCCTTGAAGCGCTCGTAGATCAGGACGTCGGCCCGCCGGAAGCGGTAGATCGACTGCTTCGGGTCGCCCACGGCGAACAGCTTGCCGTCGGCCAGGCGCACGTCCTCCATCCGGTCGGCCGGCGGGGCTTCGGGGTCCTCGCACAGGAAGGCCACCACCTCGGCCTGGAGAGGATCCGTGTCCTGGAACTCGTCGACGAAGAAGGCGCTGAACCGCAGCTGGAAGAAGCGCCGCACCGCTCTGTCGCGGCGCAGCAGCCGGGCCGACATCCAGAGCAGGTCCTGGAAGTCCAGCACCGCCCGCGCCTGCTTGGCCCGGCCGTAGTGGCGGACGAAGCCCAGCAGCCACTCGAACACATCGGCAGCCAGGTGGGCGCCCAGGGAGGCCGCCGCCGCGAGCCATGGCTCCAGGACGCCGACGGCCTCGTCGCGGAGGCCCTTGGAGACGCTCCGGAGCACGTCCTCGCAGGGGACGCCGGCCGCCGCGTAGCCGAGCCGTCGGACCGCGTCGGCCCCGAGGTCGTCCAGGCCCTCCACAGCCTGCACAAGAACGCGGGAGTGCTCGTTCGTGCGCTCGAGGCCGGCCAGGACCTTCCGGACGGCCGCAAGCCCGCCGACCAGATCCGACGAGAGTTCCGCAGGCAACGCAGCCGGCCTGCGCAGGACGAAGCGTTCCCCCTCCAGCACCTCGGGGGCATCCAGCAGCGACAGGGCCGGCCCCTTGAGCGCCGAGAGAGGCACCTCGGCCCGGAGGACCTCCCGCAGCGGCTCGGCCCGGGCGTCCATCTGCCCGTCGATCCACTCCCGCCAGCAGCGCTCGCGCAGGAGGTCGGCGGCGGAGGTCTCCAGCACGGCGAACTCGGGGTCCACGCCGGCCTCGGCGGGCTTCTCCCGGAGCAGGCGCGCGCAGAAGGCGTGGATCGTCCCGATCGCCGCCCGGTCGATCTCCTCCAGCGCCGTCTGAAGGTGTCGACGCTCAGCGGAATCGCGGGGGGCCTGCTGCCATGCCTCGGCGAGCTTCGTGCGAAGGCGGTCCTCCAGTTCCCCGGCCGCCTTCTCGGTGAACGTGATGGCCACCGTGCCGGCCAGGCGCACGCGGCCCTCGCGCACGCCGCCCAGGATGCGGTCCACGAGCAGCGTCGTCTTGCCCGTGCCGGCGGCGGCCTCCACGAGCATCGTGCGGGCGGAGGAATCGCGCACCTCGGCCCGCACGTCCTCGTCGGGGGGCGGCGTGCGGCCCGGTGCGGCGCCTGTCGCTGTCATGGTCGCTCCTCTGCCTCCCCGCCGGGCGCCGCCGTCAGCCGCCCGGCGGCAGGTCCTTCATCACGGCCACTTCGTTGCATTCGGGGAAGCGCGGGCATCGCAGGCAGTCGGTCCAGATCTTGTGAGGCAGCTTCTCCTTGGGGTAGTCGACGAAGCCCAGCTTTTTGAAGAACTCCGGCCGGTAGGTCAGGGCGAAGACGTGCCGCATGCCCATCTCCATGGCCTCGTCGAGACAGCGCCGCACCAGCTCCGTGCCGACGCCCCGGTTCTGTGCCTCCTGAACGACGGCCAGGCTGCGCACCTCGCCGAGCCCCTGCCAGCTGATGTGCAGGGCCACACAGCCGATGATCCTGCCATCCTCGCGATAGACGAAGAAGTCGCGCAGGGCTTCGTAGACGTCGTTCAGCGAACGGGGCAGCATCAGCTCCCGCTGCGCGAAGTGGTTGACGATGGCCAGGATGGCCGGGGGGTCTGCGATCTTAGCCTTCTCGATCATTCGTGCGCATGTCCTGGAGTTCGAGTCGGGTCAGCATGGCCATGCCTCTGAGGGCCGACTCAAGGGATTGAACGCGGATGACGTTGCTGCCGATCTGCTCTCGCAGGCCGCCCTCGGCGGCGCCGGGGTCGGCCAGGTAGTAGCTGTTCTCAGGCAGGTACAGCAGGTGCATCAGCCATGCGGCCGCGCGGCGGGCGGCAGCCAGATCGGCCGCCCTGTCAGGCCCATCCATCATACTGGCCGAGACGAAGACCACAAGGTCATCGGCGGTCGTCTGCGCGGTGGGAGGCAGGCGCTCGAGCGTCGCACCCACCAGGTCGGCTGCCGGGGCGTCGGCGGGCAGGACCTGCGCCGTGCGCCGCTCGGCGGAGATCCGGCACAGCCACTGGTCGAAACCCTCGTCCGGAAACAGGGGGGCCGCCTCGCGGAGCGCCGCGGCCAGCCAACGCGCCTCGCGGGCCTGCAGGGGGGCGGGCCGGGCCGCCAGGCTGTCCCGCAACGCGACCAACGCCCTGCCGGCTCCCGACAGGCAGGCCGGAATGCCCAGTTCGCGGTGGGCCAGGAGCAGGGCGGCCGCCGCCTTCGCCTGCGGGATGGGGCTGTCCGCATGCAGGCCCGGGCTGAGGCGCTCCTGCCGAACGGCGTCGTAGGCCAGGTGGAAACGCCCGTCCTCGCCCTGCATCGACAGCAGGAACCGGGCCATGGCCAGTATCCAGGCGTCCGGCGCGGACTGCCCGCTGACGCGGCGGTAGCGGCAGAGCGCCTCGAGCACCTGGGCAGTCGTCTCCAGTTCGTACGCGACGTTGCAGACCTCCTGGCGGCGCGTGACGGCCGTCATCGGGCCGGCGGCGTCCAGGTCCGTGGCCGCCATGGCGTAGGACAGGCACCGGTAGGCCGCCTCGACGTATTCGACCTCCGGCCGCAGTTCCGCCAGCATCCCCAAGGCCCCGGCCGCAACCGCCTGCTCGGTGACCGTCTCGCAGCCGCCGCGCAGACCCGTGGCGGCGTCGCGGTAGGTGACGAAGCGTCCGTCCGGCTGCTGCGACCGCAGCAGGTAGTCGGCGGCCATCCGGCAGGCGCGCCGCAGGCGTGCGACGGTGGGCTCAGACAGGGGCGCCAGCCCGCGGGGGCTCGCCATCGCGTAGCGGCTGCCGGGCGCCGAGTTGACGAACCCCGCCACCCGGAGGCGCCACATCGGCAGGCCCGCCTGACGCCACCGGCCGGCCCGCAGACCCGCCCGGCGGCACAGCAGCATCAGGACCGCCTCGCCGTCGGCGGCCTCGTCGTCGGCGATGTCTCCGGGCAGGAACCAGTGATAGCGCTCGCCGCTCCGGAGCGCCACCCCGACCGGCTCGCCGACCGGCCGCCGCACGAACGCCATGCGATGCCGCTCGGAGAACGGCAGCGCCTCCCGGACCACGTCGATGCGCACGCGCATCCGGCCGGGCTCCAGGGCCGGGTTGGCCCGTGCACGCACCATTGCGGCCGCCTCCCGCACGCCCTCCTCAGGCTCGGCTCCGTAGCCGCACACGCGCACCGGGTCGGCACCGGGCACGTAAGCGGTCACGAACACGGGGATCGGCGGCCCGTCTCCCCCGCGCCCGGGCGGCGGCGTCGCGGCCGCGCCCGCCTCGGCCTCCAGAGCCGCGAAGAACGCCTCCAGAAGCCGGTCTCCATCCTCGCGGGACAGGTCGACCGCCCAGCGGGCGCCCTCCGGCGGCAGGGGCGGCCGCCCCGGGGCGGCCGGTGCCGACGCCGAGGCGCCCATCCGTCCCCACGCCAGCATGATCACGGGCACGGCCGCGACCGCCAGTGCAAGGAACACGGCCGCCGACATCGCGCGGACGCGGCCCGTGGACGG from Candidatus Brocadiaceae bacterium encodes the following:
- a CDS encoding UvrD-helicase domain-containing protein — protein: MTATGAAPGRTPPPDEDVRAEVRDSSARTMLVEAAAGTGKTTLLVDRILGGVREGRVRLAGTVAITFTEKAAGELEDRLRTKLAEAWQQAPRDSAERRHLQTALEEIDRAAIGTIHAFCARLLREKPAEAGVDPEFAVLETSAADLLRERCWREWIDGQMDARAEPLREVLRAEVPLSALKGPALSLLDAPEVLEGERFVLRRPAALPAELSSDLVGGLAAVRKVLAGLERTNEHSRVLVQAVEGLDDLGADAVRRLGYAAAGVPCEDVLRSVSKGLRDEAVGVLEPWLAAAASLGAHLAADVFEWLLGFVRHYGRAKQARAVLDFQDLLWMSARLLRRDRAVRRFFQLRFSAFFVDEFQDTDPLQAEVVAFLCEDPEAPPADRMEDVRLADGKLFAVGDPKQSIYRFRRADVLIYERFKGLFGPAGFGEDRTRTVSCNFRSTSRLLDVFNRTFERLFAVSDRPDVYQAAHVPLGAPADAAPGGAPVLAVCPPAGVYDPKRQAGQGRRFEADALARTIRALLDGALPGADGLTVGPSGVAVLFRSLTGIDVYRAAFDALGIPYRVLGGKGFYRREHVAETLTVLEAVDDPLNEAAVVGALRSSFFGITDEELFRHREAGGRWNYQVSAGGSAPVQEALGHLARWHARRNRVPAAQLLREILAATRAVQAFRLKPAGRQRAADIDLMLGRLRELAGSAPTFSAAVRYLSAMRDGGAAEQESASGAEPGDDSVCLMTVHKAKGLAFDVVVLADLAHAFASVDKVGPLVVDRRGGQMGFRLTAGLRSQGYDDLAECEHRNVQAEERRLLYVACTRARKLLVLPLHWARDTAAGSQQADLLGTGLFADAESVPFGREQDGVYYLDTAPWAGELGGGPRPRVLPQDDRPDAEGLLRRRDEWRLRHRLLADRASAADPFVLPSVTDAEAEGARPADETARGVGGKDFGSLFHNIMARVPLRAGEDGGDPGPLVRGLARIEADLLGLDDAATEEAARLALEALAHPEFRALLDAATGVATEVAFAVPLAALPFCADDRPGLLEGSIDLLLSGPGRTVIVDYKTDRVPPGRHEEAAAAYWPQLGLYALAAGACGRAAGEAELALFFVRTGDMLRRRLDADLRRRLADRLSDGGRSD
- a CDS encoding AAA family ATPase yields the protein MTEVVLFVLHADREYAEQIATAFRQYDAEMTIEVLVDLREASNRVREEVPTAVVVGVDASNDPALKTVETVSHMSGDVGIVVVSRDPSQELLVSCMRAGSDEFLEFPIDPDELGKAMRGLFKRKGIAGRQEGKVTAVFSAAGGVGVTTVACNLAAGIAAEMAGSRACSIVDMNLQFGSVALAMDVREFAHTLADAAQEESRLDENLLVSFMAQHPSGAGVLPAPTSLQDLDGLDPWRLRTVIQVCRKTYSHVILDMPHAVDETSIVGLDEADEVLVLCDMLLPTIRHTIHALELFHELEYGAEKLKLVINRFYDNHQVSLDEIVEHVKLPVHWVIPYDSQVAMAALNAGQSFEATDGDSQATHSLIALAQYSAGLQPRPRPKKKRGLFSWTR
- a CDS encoding CpaF family protein, giving the protein MSSLRDRINKLRSTGASEPTPAAREAQAPAPPETVRPEEKEAQHVVKKQKISLGREQYQELKRSIHGKLLDALDLSILSEMKEEEVKEQIRTVATRLLEQGSVTFNRRERENFVQEIVDEVLGFGPLEPLLQDPSISDILVNGAKQVYVEKEGRLFVTDVEFKDNPHLRHVMDRIVSTVGRHIDESSPMCDARLPDGSRVNAIIPPLAVDYPVLSIRKFRKDALSVEDLLNRGTMGADVAEVAKACVRARLNVLISGGTGAGKTTMLNIMSAYISHRERIVTIEDSAELQLQQPHVVRLETRPPNIEGRGEVTQYELLINSLRMRPDRIILGEVRGREALDMLQAMNTGHDGSMCTVHANSPRDALARLETMVAMGGHDLPQSAVRQQISSALDVILQMQRLPDGTRKMTYFTEVLGMEGEIVTMQDIFRFERKGVGKDGESLGNHVATGVQPRFLDRLRAAGMNLSPAFFMPRK
- a CDS encoding MBL fold metallo-hydrolase; its protein translation is MEGDFVKFLGTAGARFVMARQLRYSAGALLAIDGLRIMIDPGPGTLVRCARARPRIDPAGLDAVVLSHAHIDHSGDLNAVLDAMTAGGHRPHGALFAPGQCLEGPDAVLLGYLRPHLDQVVPLRPEADYALGPVRFTTSVRHRHGVETYGVKFRHAHGTLAFVVDTAPFEDLAGAYSDADILILNVVLREPHKSPHVMHLSLEDAREVIGTVRPRRAVLTHFGMTMLKSRPRELAAGLSQELGLEVLAATDGLTLAL
- a CDS encoding N-acetyltransferase — protein: MIEKAKIADPPAILAIVNHFAQRELMLPRSLNDVYEALRDFFVYREDGRIIGCVALHISWQGLGEVRSLAVVQEAQNRGVGTELVRRCLDEAMEMGMRHVFALTYRPEFFKKLGFVDYPKEKLPHKIWTDCLRCPRFPECNEVAVMKDLPPGG